In one window of Lampris incognitus isolate fLamInc1 chromosome 3, fLamInc1.hap2, whole genome shotgun sequence DNA:
- the dyrk2 gene encoding dual specificity tyrosine-phosphorylation-regulated kinase 2: MLTKKPCASVLPTAKGGELVCSPGLIGSQRGETASQSSSPITLPPLRSNHNLTGGAKVAMSEHLQVSAQTQGHEDNTNKRTVLTAQPNGLAPLSTRPGLPLPDCQSSSEPAHSRHSSSASIKSTDSKPKTVPLTPDQAMKQFMAKLSSFEHHEVFSYPEVYFIGPNAKKRSGVMGGVNNGGYDDDQGSYIHVPHDHIAYRYEVLKVIGKGSFGQVVKAFDHKTHTHMALKMVRNEKRFHRQAAEEIRILEHLRKQDKDSTMNVIHMLENFTFRNHICMTFELLSMNLYELIKKNKFQGFSLPLVRKFAHSILQCLDSLHKNRIIHCDLKPENILLKQQGRSGIKVIDFGSSCYEHQRVYTYIQSRFYRAPEVILGSRYGMPIDMWSLGCILAELLTGYPLLPGEDEADQLACIIELLGMPSQKLLDASKRAKNFVSSKGYPRYCTISTLPDGSVVLNSGRSRRGKVRGPPASKDWSTALKGCDDPLFLDFLKQCLEWDPVLRMTPSQALRHAWLRRRLPKPPMGTPLAEKTSSSKRSTTDGAITSISKIPPSSSTSSSSKSRTNLAAITDANGNIQPRTVLPKLVS, from the exons GGAGGTGCAAAAGTGGCCATGTCAGAACATCTTCAGGTGTCCGCTCAGACCCAGGGCCATGAGGACAACACCAACAAACGGACGGTTCTGACGGCTCAACCCAACGGCCTGGCCCCACTCAGCACCCGGCCGGGGCTCCCCCTGCCTGACTGCCAATCATCCTCCGAGCCCGCCCACAGTCGCCACAGCAGCAGCGCCTCAATCAAGTCAACAGACAGCAAACCCAAAACGGTGCCGCTGACCCCGGACCAGGCCATGAAACAGTTCATGGCCAAACTGTCGTCGTTTGAACATCACGAAGTTTTCAGTTATCCTGAAG TGTATTTCATTGGTCCTAATGCTAAGAAGCGTTCGGGTGTGATGGGCGGAGTCAACAATGGTGGCTATGACGATGACCAGGGCTCATACATCCACGTACCACATGACCACATTGCCTACCGCTACGAGGTCCTCAAGGTCATTGGGAAAGGCAGCTTTGGACAG GTGGTGAAGGCCTTCGACCATAAGACTCACACTCACATGGCTTTGAAGATGGTTCGCAACGAGAAGCGTTTCCACCGCCAAGCAGCTGAGGAGATCCGCATCCTGGAACACCTGAGGAAGCAGGACAAGGACTCTACCATGAATGTCATCCACATGCTGGAGAATTTCACCTTCCGAAACCACATCTGCATGACCTTTGAACTCCTCAGTATGAACCTCTACGAGCTTATAAAGAAGAACAAGTTCCAGGGCTTCAGCCTCCCCCTGGTCAGGAAGTTTGCTCACTCCATCCTGCAGTGTCTGGACTCACTACACAAAAACAGGATTATCCACTGTGACCTCAAACCAGAGAACATCCTGCTGAAGCAGCAGGGCCGCAGCGGCAtcaag gtAATAGATTTTGGATCCAGTTGTTATGAACATCAAAGAGTTTATACCTACATCCAATCCAGGTTTTACCGAGCACCAGAGGTCATTCTGG gCTCTAGATACGGGATGCCTATTGACATGTGGTCTCTGGGTTGCATCCTCGCAGAGCTGCTGACTGGCTACCCACTGTTGCCAGGTGAAGATGAGGCAGACCAGCTTGCTTGCATTATCGAGTTACTGGGCATGCCCAGTCAGAAGCTTCTGGATGCATCCAAGAGAGCCAAGAACTTTGTGTCGTCTAAAGGATACCCACGATACTGTACCATTAGCACCCTACCTGATGGCTCTGTGGTCCTGAATAGTGGGCGCTCGCGGCGGGGCAAGGTTCGTGGGCCACCGGCTAGCAAGGACTGGAGCACGGCACTAAAGGGCTGTGATGATCCGTTATTCCTAGACTTCCTTAAGCAGTGCCTGGAGTGGGATCCAGTGCTCAGGATGACCCCCAGCCAAGCCTTGCGGCACGCCTGGTTACGCAGACGACTTCCCAAACCACCCATGGGCACCCCTTTGGCTGAGAAGACCTCCTCCTCTAAAAGGAGCACCACAGATGGAGCCATCACCTCCATCTCCAAgatacccccctcctcctccacttctTCGTCCTCTAAGAGCAGGACTAACCTAGCAGCCATCACAGACGCTAATGGGAACATCCAACCCCGGACAGTTCTGCCCAAGTTGGTTAGCTGA